The genomic segment gacattgaatcaaacaatctctataccaaaaccaaggtttgtgcataaaaattcaagattataacattacctaaatgatttctaaaatttctttgcaataataaaacattcatgaagaaaatgaaaagatagacattaagattcattcatatcttaaagaactcacctcaatcaccatcatccttgatttggatccaagaagaagattaaccaaccatgattatatataataacactttaataaacataaaataacttgaatcaaactgaaataatgagttttacaagctaaagaaccgaaatctataaagaagaacacaacacaatttcagtaaaaattcgaacacaaatctgactctaactttggacaacaattcgacccttttagaaacctcctttggagatggctattagagacatatttataggccattctgttagcttttcatatcattaaagaacagatcatttggacatctgagtcaaacgttatgggcaaaacaccaaaaagtattctggaaaatcaaatcaggccaacttggagaacactttggtgcacgtttttcttcctcctttgtgagctgtctctttcttatttttgacccaaaataatgtgacaatatcccctccagctttccatccatgtgcttgccctcttgggtcaatgaattacccaaaataaatcaaatgttatttgttgtgtggacatgtaagatcatggattgtgtttgggctgatttggggctgaatttaagcatcaaataaggatacaaatgtaccaattatttgggctaagattgacattaaaaccttgagtgtttgatggttgaagtttgcacacaacataaggcaagtttaggcttgaaatagatcatatgatattcttttctagaattggaatagaattaatttttggagcaaatttggagcacttatttgaaccaggagcacttatttgaaccaagatttgcttcaatcttcaactaaatttctcttcaattctttgttccgaattccgacgttgaattttctaaaataattcatttaagctccaaaaacctatcgaaacattaaaagaaacttcattactaaaaagcacattaattattataaaaaacccaaataaaaacaatacataaatatgtaaaataaaagatttaatgatacttttgatgcacaatcagtaTCCAAGCAGTGAATTTTCTTGCTCTGGTTCCCTACACCTGACTTCGAACGTCGTGTGCAATGCTTGGATGTCATGTGCTAAATATATTCCGCCCATGTATCCTCCAGGATGTATGGTGGCATGAAATCCTTCCAAACCGTCACGTCATTCCAGCGTGACAAAGTTTTTTCTCTAgcatattttttagcttttttttgcGCCTTATACCAAAAATGACTTAAACTATATGATACAAACGTATTCTATATGAGTTAAtgacaaatgaaattttaatatttaaaataaaaaataattaccataTTGTTTTCGTAGTTACCTAGTTGTAGCATGATTCTCCCAAACTATCAACacaatattgtaattttttctatCCCATTCAAATTTACCCTTGCAttaacaatttatgaaaaataaatcaataatctaaataaaataaatgaatttacataaaaaataattaaaattttaaattaacactAACCTGAAATCTTGAAAATTATACATCGAATTGTAAAACACATGGGAGGGTTCTAGAAAAGCAAGGACTTGATTtataaagaaactaaaaatgATGAGTTTCATTACTGCAACATTATGGGcctttcataaattaattttaccagATATCAAGAGTAAGCCACTGGTGTTCATTTACGGCGTAGAATTATCAGCGAGCAAAACGTTTTGGAGCCGAATTTCGCTTTCCTATCACCACAAGCAAAGGATAAAGTAATGGCTCGAAGATCTTTTGGTGCAATGAGAAGAAATTTCTTCTTGGGATCACCTAAAGGCGGGTAAATTTCCTTTGGCTTAGATTTGTATGGTGAAATTAATCtatacttaattaaattaaattaataataatggtaCTTTTGGAACTATTAAGATTGTACGTTTCTTATTGTAATataaaatgcttttttaaaagtgatttttctttgaaaatacataaaaaaatcaatttttattattattttagatatcaatatattaaaatcattaaaaaaacactaaaaaatatcaatttaatatttttttcatacaaataaatttttaaaacacacctaaacaaaattttaaccacaaaaataaactttctttAAGTGTTTATAATTAGTGCCCTAGAAACCACACAATTTTAAGAGCGTCTAagccaattatatatatattctacgtCCCCGGCCCCTCCCcccagaaaaaagaagaaaaattcaaggttttttttgtcttgttttcgCTTCCCTTTTACAAGTCTTGGTGAAATGAGTGTTTTACATAAATTGCTAATTATAATCATTCTTCAAAGTTCTTGCCCAGTAATTGGAGTATCAATTGAAAGTAACATATATAGCTATTGGTGAATTATACAAATATAGGATGCTAAGTTACTAGCTGGCGGCCATttgtaaaatagtttttatattttggatctAAATCCTagatttttagtttctttataaattttcaattttgagaCATATCATGTCAGAGGTACCCATTTCAGTTCTCGTACGGTGGAAAGATACCTACCAGCAATTCAACTTCTTTTCGTTGATGAAGAAAGGGCTGTATATATCCTGCCACCACCGAAATGTCCGTTATCCGACCCCGGAACACACGTTGCCACTTAATCAATATGATGTTATTCCTTGCATTCACTCTACTGCTACTCTCCGATGCCGCTGcatcaaaatcaataatcaagTCCCTACCTGGCTTTGACGGTAATCTTCCATTTGTATTGGAAACAGGGTGAGTGTACgtactttttctctttttggtgCAAGGCTTTGTGaagtttatcttttttttataatgattttctgTGTCCAGGTATATTGGCGTGGGAGAATTGGAAGCCGTGCAGCTATTCTACTACTTCATCGAGTCTGAGAGGAGCCCAAAAGATGACCCTCTTGTGCTTTGGCTCACTGGTGGCCCTGGATGCTCTGCCCTGTCTGgaattatatatgaaattgGTGTGTGCGTGTCTTCATCTTTCTAACCCCATAATTCATGTTTTCAGTAACTACAATCTTCTTATCGTGCACTTTTTAAAACAGAAATTTCTCTATTGCCTAATTCGTTTGGCAAAAATCCAAGAAATTTAAGGCTATTAAAAGTTTTACTAATGATGGTTATGAATGAATAGGCCCGTTATCATTTGATTATGCAAAATCCAGCGGAGGAGGCAAACCTGTTTTCGGATTGAACCCATATTCATGGACAAAGGTCACAAATTTCTGCACCCTCGAATTATTTATTTGCAACTAAATGTAACTGTTGAAATTATGTTTCGTGTAATGGTGCAGATTGCCAACATAATATTTGTAGATGCACCTGTTGGTACCGGATTTTCCTATTCAACTACATGGGAAGGCTACCATGTTAGTGATACAATATCAGCGGTAGAAACCTATGAGTTCTTAAGAAAGGTAAGGgaaagtgtatttttaaatcGCAAGATATACAAGTTGTCTGTCAAGGAAAAGGAATGCCACAGAAGTgggtttttttcaaattaaaattagaggtttttgggtttttgctTTAACATGGAATACAACTGGAGACTGATTTATGGATATGCATAGTTTTATAATGGAATCAGATTTGTTGAAAAATCTGCTAGCAAATGAGTTTGTTAAACAAAGAAATAGTGATAAGCTTAAAAGTCATATTGACTAGTAATGTAAAACAACTGTTAAATTCAAAAGGTTGTTAGCAGTGCCATGAGTCATGCTAGTCAACAGAGGTAAATGCATAGTAGTAAACTAGCTAGTAATGTAAAACAATTTGGCTAACATTAAGAGTTTGTGCCACAGTGGCTGGTGGATCACCCCAAGTTTCTTACAAATCCACTCTATGTTGCTGGGGACTCCTTTTCAGGCATCGTTGCACCTATCATAGTCCAGGAGATTTCTGATGgtagtatttaattaattacttctGACACAGCTTATTTTCTTgtaatattcaacctccatatgCATACAtaagtgtttaatttgtttttgttttatttcttgaagGAAATGAAGTGGGACGTCAGCCACCAATGAACCTCAAAGTACTCGATCAACTCTGAAAATCCAAATACGCATTAGTTACAAGTCCACAGCTGcgcctttgttttattttgtttgttttacttatttatttgcGTTGTAGTTGACAAGGCTGTAAAACATGTTGGAACTCAGGGATATGTGCTTGGAAACCCACGTACAGATAATGAGATTGACACCAATTCAATAGTTCCTTTTGCTCACCTAAAAGCGCTTATATCAGATAAACTCTACGAGGTAACTTCTCTCTCCTAGCTCTGCTCTTTAACTTCCCAGCTAGCTAGTTCTCATATAAGCAAAACTATTCTCATGCTTTTTTCCAGTCCTTCATGAAAAATTGCAAGGGTGAGTACTTAAATCCAGATCAAAGCAACGCATCGTGTATGGAAGACATATTAGCCATCAAGGAGGTGACTGATCAATTCATAAATCAGAACTCTGATAAACATTTTTTTGCATCATACTTGAAGTTTATGAACATGAAAGTTGACTTCTCTTTTGACTTTATATATAGTGCATTGGCAAATTAGATAAGGCACACATTCTGGAACCTACATGCAAGGACATATCCCCAAAACCAGTGGCATTGAAATGGGATCCATGGTTTCTCATAGCCGATGACGCCAATATTAATCTGCTACCAAGCCCCCGTGTTCCTGGACCTTGGTGCCGGGTACATTGAActaatttctcttttcttttttctctcttacaCATAAAAAATCATCGCATACCTTGGTTATTAACAAGCTTATTGGCATGTAGAATTACAATTATGTATACATTTATATGTGGGCTAATGATGAAACTGTTCGAGATGCTCTTCATATTCGCAAGGTATGCTTGCCCTGTCAAGTATATTACCTTCCAGCTTCAAAATCACTCTGCTCATggcggaaaaaaaataaaactatcatGACCAGGGAACCATAAAGGATTGGAGAAGATGCAATAAGACCCTGGCCTATTCGTACAATGTCGAAAGTACTGTTGATTACCATCGGAACTTGACCAAGAAACCATATCGAGCTCTCATTTACAGGTAATGTTTATAATTCTATGAACACATTATAAATTCTGATGAATTTTCCCATATAGTGCAATCTTAACCATTGTTTTAACATGTGTAGTGGCGATCATGACATGACTATCCCATACATTGGCACGCATGAATGGATAGAATCTCTGAATTTGACGATTAAGTATGACTGGGAACCATGGTTTGTTGATGGTCAAGTTGCAGGGTCAGTATCCATCATTTAATTTACaccctttgattttatttttcaaaatccaaaccaatgggaatttatcataaaattaaaaaaaaaatagaacttagttacaaatattttgaaaaataatatacataaagaaagatagaaaaaaaagaagcaatattgttttttttaaagactctcatattaatttgtttttatttttcaataaagttaaattatctcaaacatatataattaaccaTAAGATAAAGTCTCTCgttcattgattttattaataacaattttttattagatgctaatatttttctagcaatatttttaaactaatattaaatactTTATAAAGGAAGATATATATTTGTAACTATACTatcacctttttaaaaaaatttcatgaaaatctTTTAGTTtgggtttcttttattttatttttcagataatgatattattaattaatttacatatttttaacATGTGTCACCATTTGAAACGGtagagattataattttttttaaaaaaaaatagaatgacaaaatcaaaaaaataaaggtacAGGAACTGGCATTAACTAATCCCTTTTGCTTGTTGGGTCATCTTTAGATACACAATGCTGTATGCAGACAATGTGCAAGATTACATAACATACGACCTGACATTTGCAACTGTGAAGGTAAGAACAGACATTAGCTTATCTaactttttaatctaaaaatataaataagcaATTATGCTATCTTGAAAGCCTGATAttggtggtgttggtggtggtgTAGGGAGGGGGTCACACAGCGCCGGAATACAGGCCAGAGCAGTGCTTTGCCATGATGGATAGGTGGTTTGATTACTACCctctataaaaaaatccaattccaAAATGTTCTCATGAACTAATTAATAAACTATTGTAAGCCCTAATCCATGTTTCGTATTTCAGCAACGGGATCTTTAATATGATCTAGCTTCTACTGCACATCAGAAAACTCAAGGATTAACGAGCCTTTTAGCTCCtaccctttttattattattattttctcgaTAGAATTGATAGTAACTGTTCATCTTTGTACACTTTGTTTAGTAATCGAGTGAATATGCAGGGAATCCACAAAATCTACGGATAGAAACGAAATTATTGAAGGAAAACTTTTGTTGGTATTTTAGGATGATATTTACTTACTAATTTTATTCCATCACTAAATGTGGtatttataaacataaatagtactGAGGGAATtgcaacataaataaataaaatttaaaaaaaccaaaaaatacgataatgtatatttttttatgaatggttttaccaacgaaattacAGTTGGACTCAAACAGGGAATGTTATACAGTGATGTGTCTCTAGTATTGACAAAATTGCCAATGGattgacaaataaaaacattttgttaGTAAATCCATTAGTAATAGTTAATATATGAACTAGTCATCAACCCTCCCCTTCcctatttcttcttttccccTCTGCAACTAAACAAAACCACTCCCCACCCTACCCGTCCCCCCATCCTTTCTCGACTTTTCTAGTAAGAGCAAcaattttattgtggatttttaattttaagtaaatctattatttttttaatttgaaaacaattttgaaaagtcaatttttttattgcatattttttgtagtaaatgtattttgattgtttacttattttattgtttttttctcaaacaaacttgtatgGATACATGGTTTTGTACatgttatgatttgttttagattttgtaaactTGTATGGAGTCAAGGTTATAGTTGTGATTGTACATGTTATGGTTTTTTTGCAATGACCGATtatttactgtgatttgtgcAGCT from the Populus nigra chromosome 1, ddPopNigr1.1, whole genome shotgun sequence genome contains:
- the LOC133699131 gene encoding serine carboxypeptidase-like 7 isoform X1 — its product is MSVIRPRNTRCHLINMMLFLAFTLLLLSDAAASKSIIKSLPGFDGNLPFVLETGYIGVGELEAVQLFYYFIESERSPKDDPLVLWLTGGPGCSALSGIIYEIGPLSFDYAKSSGGGKPVFGLNPYSWTKIANIIFVDAPVGTGFSYSTTWEGYHVSDTISAVETYEFLRKWLVDHPKFLTNPLYVAGDSFSGIVAPIIVQEISDGNEVGRQPPMNLKGYVLGNPRTDNEIDTNSIVPFAHLKALISDKLYESFMKNCKGEYLNPDQSNASCMEDILAIKECIGKLDKAHILEPTCKDISPKPVALKWDPWFLIADDANINLLPSPRVPGPWCRNYNYVYIYMWANDETVRDALHIRKGTIKDWRRCNKTLAYSYNVESTVDYHRNLTKKPYRALIYSGDHDMTIPYIGTHEWIESLNLTIKYDWEPWFVDGQVAGYTMLYADNVQDYITYDLTFATVKGGGHTAPEYRPEQCFAMMDRWFDYYPL
- the LOC133699131 gene encoding serine carboxypeptidase-like 18 isoform X2 — encoded protein: MTLLCFGSLVALDALPCLELYMKLVCPLSFDYAKSSGGGKPVFGLNPYSWTKIANIIFVDAPVGTGFSYSTTWEGYHVSDTISAVETYEFLRKWLVDHPKFLTNPLYVAGDSFSGIVAPIIVQEISDGNEVGRQPPMNLKGYVLGNPRTDNEIDTNSIVPFAHLKALISDKLYESFMKNCKGEYLNPDQSNASCMEDILAIKECIGKLDKAHILEPTCKDISPKPVALKWDPWFLIADDANINLLPSPRVPGPWCRNYNYVYIYMWANDETVRDALHIRKGTIKDWRRCNKTLAYSYNVESTVDYHRNLTKKPYRALIYSGDHDMTIPYIGTHEWIESLNLTIKYDWEPWFVDGQVAGYTMLYADNVQDYITYDLTFATVKGGGHTAPEYRPEQCFAMMDRWFDYYPL